The DNA segment ACCGCTTAGTAACTGAAGTTTTTCGATGATCGGCCAGATGAGACTGATCTTGAACATATCAGGATTATTGATGGCCGCAGCCGCGAAACGTTCGAGCCCAGAACCGTGGTCGATATTTGGTTTGTCGAGTAACTCAAACTTGCCTTCAGCGACTTTTTTGTAGACCATGAAGACGTTGTTGCCGATCTCGATGAAACGACCACAGTCACAGTTCGGATGACAATGCTCCCCATAGCTCGTATCATGCTCGACAAAATCAAACTCATAAAACATTTCGCTGTCGGGGCCACAGGGATCGCCAACCGGTGTTTTGGCTTCGTTGCCATTTCGGCTCCACCAGTTTTTTGTCCCGTCGTAATAAAATATCCGTTCACCCTCGTGTATACCGCGCGCATAGCCATTTGCCTCAGAACCAATATCTGCGGTGCCGGTGGATAACCCCTTACCGCCAAAAAGTCGCGACCAGGTTTCGGCAGCTTCAGTGTCCTTCGGAATACCGAATTCGTCGTTACCGATGTAGCAAGTGATGTATATCTTGCTCAGGTCTAGCTTGACAACGTCGCTGATAAACTCAAACATCCACTCGATTTGCTGGGTCTTACCATAGTCACCCAAACTCCAGTTGCCGAGCATCTCAAAAAACGTCGTGTGGCGATTGTCCCCAATGTCATCGATATCTTGCGCTCGCAGACACGTCTGGCTGTCGGTAATCCGCACACCTTTAGGATGCGTCTCGCCGAGTAGATACGGAATCATCGGCTGCATACCACTGCCGGTAAAGAGTGTGGTGGGATCGCCACTGAGCACTAGTTGCGCACGCGGGACAACTGCGTGACCGCGCTCAGCAAAGAAATCCAAATAAGCATTTCGTATTTCTTGAGCATTCATATCTGTTATTGTAGCATGCCCCTGACATTTACCGCACCAGCCCACTTCCAAGACAGACTTCATCGTTATAGACAACAGCAGATTGGCCAGGGGTCACAGCACGCTGCGGCTCAGAGAGATCAAGCAGTACGGCATCGTCCTCCCCATGCTGTAGCGTAGCCTCGACTAGCTCGGCGCGGTGACGGACACGAACCTTGTATGTCCCTTCTAGCGGCATGCTATTGATCCAGTGAACATGGTCAAGGCTCAGTTGCGCCCTCCATAGCTCTTGGCTATTGAGATTGGTGCTGACATAGACCTCATTTTTTTCCATATTTTTCCCCACAACATAGTATGGTAGTCCGCCACCCACATCGAGTCCATGGCGCTGCCCCAATGTGTAGAAAATTGCCCCATCATGCTGTCCGATTGTCTTTTTTGTCTGCTCGTCAATAATCGGCCCAGCATGTGTCTCGACATACTGGCTCAAAAACTCCCGCATGCCGACGTTTCCGACGAAACACACCCCCATACTCTCAGCCTTTTTTGCCGTCCAAAGACCCCTCTGGGCCGCCATGTCTCGCACCTCGGATTTCAAAAAATCACCGAGGGGAAACAGTACTTTCTTGAGTGCGTCTCCAGATATTCGACCAAGGAAATAGGTTTGATCTTTGTCAGTATCTTTTGCACATTTCAACAGGCTATTTTCAACCCTTGCATAGTGCCCTGTAGCAATCATATCGGCGCCATCACCAAGCGCTGTCTCCAAAAAAAGCTTAAACTTCACTTCTTGATTGCACATGATATCTGGATTCGGTGTGCGACCGGCCTCATATTCATCGATCATATACTGCACAACTTTTTGGCGATACTCCTGTTCAAAATCGTAGACCTTGAAATCTATTCCTAACTGCACTGCCACTCGCTTGGCGTCAGCGAGATCATCTGCCCACGGACAACGTACCCCAGGCAAATCTTGCGTCCAGTTCTTCATATACACACCCGTGACATCGTAACCTTGCTCAACCAAAAGCGCTGCGACAACTGACGAGTCGACGCCACCACTCATACCCACATAGACACGGGTCATTAGCGCACTACTCCACCCGATGCAACAATCAGTATTTTTACTAGCTCGCTCAACGCCAAATACCAGCCCGTGGGCGTTAGCCACCACCAGGCTCCCCACTGGTTATCACTTGCTACCGGATGCGCGCGAAAGGTGATAGAGGGCGCCCGATGGCTAAACTCCATCACCGCACGTCGTTCATGATACGCAGAAGTCACAACAATTGCCGATGTAACGCGATACTTGTCGAAGATATTCTTTGTTTTTACAGCGTTTTGCTCTGTCGTCTCACTCTGGTCTTCAATAACGATACTATTTTCAGAGATACCGGCCCGAACGGCATGCTGCTGCATCACCTCGGCATTGCTGGGACCTGATTTGTCGGCCGCCGCGCCAGAAAAAATGATGAGAGGCGCCCAACCTGATTTATACAGAGCAATCGCCTCGTCGGCCCGTGCCAACGTATCACCACCACTTACCGCTACAATCGCGTCGGCTCTCTCACAACCCTTTGTCTCACTGGGTTTGTCCCCACAGGATTTCAAATCATTAGGACCAAGGTAGGCCGAA comes from the Candidatus Saccharimonas aalborgensis genome and includes:
- the mnmA gene encoding tRNA 2-thiouridine(34) synthase MnmA — its product is MTRVYVGMSGGVDSSVVAALLVEQGYDVTGVYMKNWTQDLPGVRCPWADDLADAKRVAVQLGIDFKVYDFEQEYRQKVVQYMIDEYEAGRTPNPDIMCNQEVKFKLFLETALGDGADMIATGHYARVENSLLKCAKDTDKDQTYFLGRISGDALKKVLFPLGDFLKSEVRDMAAQRGLWTAKKAESMGVCFVGNVGMREFLSQYVETHAGPIIDEQTKKTIGQHDGAIFYTLGQRHGLDVGGGLPYYVVGKNMEKNEVYVSTNLNSQELWRAQLSLDHVHWINSMPLEGTYKVRVRHRAELVEATLQHGEDDAVLLDLSEPQRAVTPGQSAVVYNDEVCLGSGLVR
- a CDS encoding YdcF family protein, with amino-acid sequence MKKIIIISSIVGGYFLLVAGISAYLGPNDLKSCGDKPSETKGCERADAIVAVSGGDTLARADEAIALYKSGWAPLIIFSGAAADKSGPSNAEVMQQHAVRAGISENSIVIEDQSETTEQNAVKTKNIFDKYRVTSAIVVTSAYHERRAVMEFSHRAPSITFRAHPVASDNQWGAWWWLTPTGWYLALSELVKILIVASGGVVR